One window from the genome of Hyphomonas neptunium ATCC 15444 encodes:
- a CDS encoding DUF2271 domain-containing protein, with protein MRAVLTIAGLSLLTGQAVADDVAIEVGIPRLDVAEYHRPYVALWIANPDHSVVNNIAVWYQQGETGEGKGETWLKDIRQWWRRTGRELAMPVDGVSGPTKAPGTHEIVLPTDKGAFAGLKPGEYQLVVEASREVGGRELVSVPFTWPLKKDALSAAGERELGKVTLRLAGN; from the coding sequence ATGCGTGCAGTTCTGACAATCGCGGGTCTCTCCCTACTCACGGGACAGGCGGTGGCCGATGATGTCGCCATCGAAGTCGGCATTCCGCGTCTGGATGTGGCCGAATATCACCGCCCCTACGTCGCCCTCTGGATCGCCAATCCCGATCACTCGGTCGTCAATAATATCGCTGTCTGGTATCAGCAGGGCGAAACCGGCGAGGGCAAGGGCGAAACCTGGCTCAAGGACATCCGCCAATGGTGGCGCCGCACGGGCCGCGAACTGGCGATGCCGGTTGATGGCGTCTCCGGTCCCACGAAAGCGCCGGGTACGCATGAAATCGTCCTGCCAACAGACAAGGGCGCCTTCGCGGGCCTGAAGCCGGGCGAGTATCAGCTCGTCGTTGAAGCCTCGCGGGAAGTCGGCGGCCGTGAACTCGTCAGCGTGCCGTTTACCTGGCCGCTCAAGAAAGACGCGCTCTCCGCCGCTGGCGAGCGCGAACTCGGTAAAGTCACCCTCCGCCTTGCGGGCAACTAG
- a CDS encoding DUF4198 domain-containing protein, whose product MKTTFLKACAVAALALTIAGSASAHRAWMLPSSFTLSGEGQWVTVDGAISNNLFYPNHHAMNLDSVTVTGPDGAAVEAQNKASGKYRSVFDVALEKEGTYRISSGGDGYMASWEEAGERKRWRGDAEKLKAEGIEAKPGVQVSRSVRRIETFVTLGAPNEAAFATDGTGLELKPVTHPNDVFAGEEVSFQLLLDGAPAEGIEVDIIRGSDRYRNSEDGLKLTTNADGTITFTPEEAGAYWLNAGAEGKSTLNGKEIDVRSSYVVTFEALPL is encoded by the coding sequence ATGAAAACGACCTTTCTCAAAGCCTGCGCCGTCGCCGCTCTTGCGCTGACGATTGCCGGATCTGCCAGCGCCCACCGCGCCTGGATGCTGCCATCCTCCTTCACCCTCTCTGGCGAAGGCCAGTGGGTCACCGTCGATGGCGCCATCTCCAACAACCTCTTCTACCCCAACCACCACGCGATGAACCTCGACTCCGTCACGGTCACCGGCCCCGATGGCGCGGCGGTCGAAGCGCAGAACAAGGCGTCAGGCAAATATCGCTCGGTGTTCGATGTCGCCCTCGAAAAGGAAGGCACCTACCGCATCTCGTCTGGCGGCGACGGCTACATGGCCAGCTGGGAAGAAGCCGGTGAGCGCAAGCGCTGGCGCGGGGATGCTGAAAAGCTGAAAGCTGAAGGCATCGAAGCCAAGCCCGGCGTTCAGGTCTCCCGCAGCGTTCGCCGCATCGAAACCTTCGTCACCCTCGGCGCCCCCAATGAAGCCGCCTTCGCGACGGATGGGACAGGTCTTGAACTCAAGCCCGTCACCCACCCCAACGATGTGTTTGCCGGCGAAGAGGTCTCCTTCCAGCTGCTGCTCGATGGCGCTCCCGCCGAGGGCATTGAAGTCGACATCATCCGGGGCAGCGACCGCTACCGCAATTCCGAAGATGGCCTGAAGCTCACCACCAATGCCGACGGCACGATCACCTTCACGCCTGAAGAAGCCGGTGCCTACTGGCTGAACGCAGGCGCCGAAGGCAAGAGCACACTCAATGGCAAGGAAATTGATGTGCGCTCCAGCTATGTGGTCACCTTCGAGGCCCTGCCTCTTTGA
- a CDS encoding FAD:protein FMN transferase: MGQRLTGETMGTTWSASWCAAPGLSEERVKAALEANFAAIISSMSPWEPASLISQFNRLPRGGSLAIDTAFAEVMAMALEVADASGGAFDPCLGGAVMRRGFGPAGIGAGQEGRAHGPAVWSQLLPEPVRLYQPGGVTLDLNAVAKGYAVDQMGRVLEGLGLTQFLVEIGGEFTARGVKPDRSPWWVDLENPSPQEAPWRLALVGHGVATSGDYRQQVVQNCLKVSHIVPAMTRQCSQLDLACVTVVHDNCALADAWATALFAMGDTASLTLANRLNLPILLQYRDAPARASTLMSGWLI, encoded by the coding sequence ATGGGCCAGCGCCTCACCGGCGAAACCATGGGCACCACATGGTCGGCCAGCTGGTGCGCCGCCCCCGGACTATCCGAGGAGAGGGTGAAGGCGGCGCTGGAGGCCAACTTCGCAGCGATCATTTCCTCCATGAGCCCGTGGGAGCCTGCCTCCCTCATATCGCAATTCAACCGCCTTCCGCGCGGCGGCAGTCTCGCCATCGACACGGCCTTTGCCGAAGTGATGGCGATGGCGCTGGAGGTGGCTGATGCCTCCGGCGGCGCCTTCGATCCCTGCCTCGGCGGCGCAGTCATGCGCCGGGGGTTTGGCCCTGCCGGTATTGGCGCGGGGCAGGAGGGCAGGGCGCATGGCCCCGCCGTGTGGAGCCAGCTGCTGCCCGAACCTGTCCGCCTCTATCAGCCCGGCGGTGTCACGCTGGACCTCAACGCCGTCGCCAAGGGCTACGCCGTCGATCAGATGGGCCGCGTGCTTGAGGGGCTTGGCCTCACCCAGTTCCTCGTCGAAATCGGCGGCGAGTTCACCGCGCGGGGCGTGAAGCCGGACCGGTCGCCCTGGTGGGTCGATCTGGAAAACCCGTCACCTCAAGAGGCGCCGTGGCGTCTTGCGCTGGTCGGTCATGGTGTGGCGACGTCTGGCGACTATCGGCAGCAAGTTGTCCAGAATTGTCTCAAAGTGTCCCACATCGTCCCGGCGATGACCCGGCAATGTAGCCAGTTGGACCTCGCCTGCGTCACGGTTGTCCACGATAATTGCGCCCTTGCAGACGCCTGGGCCACCGCGCTTTTCGCCATGGGCGATACAGCCAGCCTCACCCTCGCCAACCGTCTGAACCTCCCCATCCTCCTGCAATACCGCGACGCCCCTGCCAGGGCGTCGACCCTCATGTCAGGCTGGCTCATCTGA